In Carettochelys insculpta isolate YL-2023 chromosome 3, ASM3395843v1, whole genome shotgun sequence, the genomic stretch ACATCGAATTTCTTCTCTAAAAACCAGTTACGGCTCGAGAGAGCATCTGGCTGCCATTCATGGAATCAGAGCTGCGCTGTGATGGACAGACTATCATTATTGGACACAGTTCTGGTGCCGCCGCTGCCATGAGGTACTGTAGAGGAGATAGGGCAAATTATGAAGGCTGGTGCAATCTGACGAAATCGTGCCATTTTAAGCTAAAGATCCCAGTTCTGCTCTGCtagaaatcaatggcaaaagtGCTCCCTGCCGTCAGTGTGAGTAGAATCCTTTTAATGTGAAAGGGATTGTGAGAATTTGGTTTGGTGTTGGACTTTTTAGCTGCCACTGAAGAACTGGGTATGTTAATGATGGGGAGAGAATGCCACAATAAAACAACCTAAATAAATCTAATGGAATAGTTTGGGTGCTGTGGTGTTACGTGAGCCATTGGAAAATCCTttgggtcacttccccagagcTGTAACCTCTCCAAGTCTTTTACAGGAACATCATCCTCTCTTTGCTTAAAGGGCATTGGAAAGCCCTGCTGTCAGATTTAATCGGTGACTCTCTCTGGGCTTCTCCTGGTCCCTGCTTCTCATTCTCCTTTCAACGTAGAAACATCTGGGGAGGGTTTCAGGTTCTGAAGTGGTAGGTTGGCAGGTTAAAACCATCTCCCAGAGGTTTTGGGGGAACATTCCGCAAGTAGCAGGAAACGACAGGAGCGGTGTGTTGTGTACCAGCAGCATGTGCAGCCAGCTTAGTCACCTGGCTCCTTTTCCTTCTCAGGTATGCAGAAACACACCAGGTGTATGCCATTATTTTGGTGTCTGCTTACACTTCTGACCTGGGGGATGAGAATGAAAGAGAGAGCGGTAAGTTGATCTCATCTGATCTGTGTGGCATTCTCATGGACCAATTAAATTAATTAGCATCACATTCACTAATAATTTGAAAGGAGTGTCCTGTCCTTTCAAAAACACCTGCTACCAAATCTGAGCTggcttatgtaacccacacacacaggtgggggtcactgtcccatggagtggcacctacaCCtctgacagagagaaagaatggggCTTTTTCACAAGCTTAGCTGAGAGAGCTGCAGGTCTTAGAtcaaactgtagaggcacctgcactgaggtcccaggttcaagtccgcCTGCGAGTGGTTACACTCGCTTGGACTGGGAAGTCAGAAATTTCTTCTGGGTATGTTTCAAGCACCTGTAAAATACGTGACTGCTCTCAGTCTGCCTCTGGTCCCAAGAAGAAATTTGTTTGCATTGGCAATTTACAAGGCCGTAAACAGGGcattgaaaaagcagtcctgctaacaaatttattgtttGGCTTTATCAATAATTATTTTATCTAAATTTATTCATTAGCTTCTgggggtcagacccacttcctcagactggAGTAGACACTGAAGGTTCTACAGAGAGCTTATGCTCTGGGACAACTGGTTTTGTGTCCTTCAGGGTACTTCAACCGACCGTGGCAGTGGGAGAAGATCAAGACTAACTGTCAGCGTGTGGTGCAGTTTGGTTCCACAGACGACTCTTTCCTTCCCTGGAGCgagcagcaggaggtggctgACGGGCTCAATGCAGAACTACACAAGTACACAAACAGGGGCCATTTTCAGAGCACTGAATTCAATGAGCTAATCCGGGTGGTGCAGGGAATGCTTGATGGGGCTGCTTAAACCAGGGCCCGTTTGTTTTCTGTGTCCTTACTTTGGGGGCGGGAGGTGCAAGCTGTCTTTCCTACTGGGCAATCTGACAACAAAGCTCTAGAGCACTCGCAGCCACACAACACGATTACGGCCACGTAGCATGGGAGCGAAGCTCGACTCATCAGCCTGCCCCCAGGTTATAGGGGGATGGAAACTGCAGGGCCACACAacatgaagaaaacaaaacaggaaagagAACAGCCAGTCCAAGGGCTGGATGGGTACAGTCTGGGAGGTCCTCCCTGTGCTGTCAGGACACAAGGCAATACTCCTGAACGTTTTTAATCCCGCAGCCCAGGAAATAGGCCATGCCAGATTATAGAATTTTCCAGACCGGGCGGGAGGCTCGTTTGCTTTTTGTTCCGAgggtgaaaataaaaatattttgcaaagcgCTGAGCTTCAACTTCACACATCACGTAGACAGCAAGACGTATGGGGTCTGAGAAGTGGGGAGGAtgtgggagcagggtgggaggatgtgggagcagggctggggtgtgaggtCGGGGAGGGAGGTGAGTGAGGGAGATCAGCGTGTGGGATCTGAGCATGAAGGGGATGGAGGTGGGAGCGGCAAGGGACAACCCTCCGGAGAAGCACTTCGCTGTGCTGCtgtttcccccagctgagtggagGAGCGGTGAATGGTAGCACACAGAGccgcttcctcctccccctggcagGGTCCAAACCATGGGTGTTCCTGGATTAGGGACACCCATGTCACGGAGCTTCAAGGGTACTCATTACATGAGACcacaagaatggccacactggatcagaccaaaggtccatgtaacCCAGTATCGTGTcatccaatagtggccaatgccaggagccccagagagaaTGCACGCAACAGGTGAGTACAGCCTAAGAACCCTTCACTCATCATGATTTCTTCCCCCGccctccatttccagcctctgacaaacaaaggctagggacaccattccttacccatcctggctaatagccattgatagacctaagcCCCATGAATTCCTCTAGTTCTTTCTGAATCctcttaaagtcctggtcttcacagcctcattGAAGCCAAGGGGCTTTGGGTCGTGTATTCTCTTTACCAGGGCAGTTTTGCTGGGCAGCAGATGGAACACCCTTATTCTTTCACCCAGTATTTTGCTCTGATCAGATTCATTGTTTCAAGGCTGATGATGATAATTGTTggcacccttttaaaaaaattagacctTTTGCAATCTCACAATAACATGGCTCTTATTACACTACATATGTATTGTTTCTTTTAAAGAGGTTAGGTTGTTCCTTGTTGCTATTCCAATGCCTGCAGCTCAAGGCATGAATATAGACTCAGAGATTTAAAGGTCAGATGGGACCCTTACGATTATGTCATCCAACCTCCAGTCAGACActggccacagaacctcacccactgaCACTCTGGGATGGTGTGCTTTAAAGGGACACCATTTGCCTTATTGTTCTCAGGCTGTGCTTTAATAGtcttgtttcaaacaaaacattgACAGGCTGCTGTGAAAACTGGCAAGGTACTAAGCAGCTGCTCCTCCACTAAAATCAATGAAGTTACGTCCGTCACAAGGAGCTATTACTCCAGACCAGACTCTGCCAATGCTGGTGATTAAAACTATAGCACAGATCAAGAGATTTTTAGGAAACATCACAGGCTGGGTAGAAAAAAAGGCCTGAGATAAAACCCTCAGTGCTTCATACTTACAATATAGTCTCCTTTTCCATTTTTTAGGCAAATAGCTTGAAACTTGTCACAGTGCAAAAATAAACTGTCATATACAGGAAGCTCCCCAGCTTTATGAACTGGTTCTGCTTCAAAACAGCTTGTTTGGAACTCGGAATGCATTATAAACAGTAGGTAGATTCCTAGGCtcgcccacaaaagcctatttaaCCCATCAGGTAGCTGAAATACTGTATACACTCATCaattgctatacgagcacaactggttcccaactttctgctcataggcgaaaactcctAACAGGAACACTAAAACcccattaaaatatgtgtaaaagtctctgattggttcctagtgctcctaattcagcaaaggagtggcagcaggtggtgctgctttggaaaggtaagtgaaccttgggttgggggggtgaagagggttaaagcctggggggcagtttggggccatgagtgggaaggagggttaaaaactggtggggggttggggccatgggcagacagctgggggggcagtcaggctgtggcaggttggggccatggagctgggggggcagtcaggctgtggcaggttggggccacaGAGCCAGCAGTGGGGGTCAGACtacagcaggttgggtctgcagggctgatgggggggctcaggctgtggtgggttggagccatggggagcgGGGTAAAGCTCATATTACCaagggggagttcacttgtctggTGAACACAgataggtatatgtgtccctcattttaccatctacttgtaagtaaagtacttgtttaacgagggatgagtgtatttgaaatgaaaaagaaTAGGAATAGTTTTTTTTATGTAATCTTGAATGCTGGGGCTTGTGACAAGGCAGGTTTCATTTGAGAATGAGGAAGTAGGTGGAGCGTCCGCAGGGGACTTCTGAGCATCCCATGCCACCACACTCGCCTCCTTTCCAGAGGTGGCTCCTAGCCCCCACTCACCAGGAGATGGCCAGCAGTGTGAGCACAAGCCAGAAAACCCTGGTGGAGCAGGAAGGGGATgtacagctggcagctggagagaaCTGGCGGTTTCTCCTTCAAAGTGCTGTTTCTCTCTTGCTGCTGGTTGCACGTCCACCTTCTGCTCCTCTGGAGTCCTCCAGCCTGCGCTTGTGCAGATCACCACCACCTGTGCCTCTAGCCTGCTCCCTGAGGCTCCAGATAagcttttgtttgtgtgtgtggatatttgtaattaaaatatcTGTAACCCGGAGAACACCTGTACTCTAAATCCATCTTGCTTGGAGAAGTATATTCCACTGCTGGTGTTCTGAGAAGATCAGTTAGAGTTATGACGGCATTCCTTCCAGTTACCCATTTCCTACTCTTCCAGCTCCACGACATGAAGGATGTAGGATTGGAGCATAGTTATCAGTTTGTCTTGCTGCATGCAGAACAATGCAAACATTTATTAAACGCTTCCAAGAAAAAAGCTATTAATATTTCTTAATACACAAATTCATTCGATTATTTTTATCAGTGTGAGCAATTCCCTCTTCAatatgtgtgtgtctgtactTGCACCCCCATGTAAGCCCCTGCATACTCCTCTGAAGTTTTGCAAAGGGAATAACTATTACTTGACGGTTTCTCAGAGGCTGTCAGAAGTCCTTGGTGATGAAGAGTCATGCTGAAGTGTTAGCACCCAGGCCCTGATGTTAAAGCCTCATTCCGTCCCCGCTCAGAACAGGATAAACATGCATGGTTACCGAGAGCTGTAGGAGTAcgtctgcactgcacagccactgcaggcccttgGAGTTGTGGGCTTTGGGCTGCAGGACTATGTTGCTCTGTAGGCTTTGGGCTCAGCTGGAGCCTAGGATCTAAGACCAGACCACCCCCTCgtggggtcccagagctcaggtgaACCCTTATGTCCTGACTGGGGGTAGCCATGTGTGTTTAACTGCTCTGTAGACATCTCCTGTCAGGCCCGGGCCcctttttctgtgtttgtatagtACCTAGCACAAGGCTGGGCTCCTAGCATGgaatacaggctatgtctacactgggcagactaagtcgactgcagatacgcaattctagctacaataATTGCATAGACCTATCTACAGTCAGCTTActtggccgtcctcactgaaaaaagtcaatggaagagtttctcccatcaacctcccttactcctcacttcTCTCAAGGAGTGCAGGTAACCTcacaagctgcctgagccctgtagtCAGTGGTTCTTTTACTTCAAACTCCCTTTGCATcatagagaatcatagaacactggaactggaagggacctccagaggtacTTGAGTccagccaagcaccatctagatcaagggtcagcaacctttccaagcgggggtgcagaaatttgacctttgacctcgATGTACGGTCCgatgccagtgacactttttaaagtcactaatagtgccacttacaacagcttgatTAATAAACAAATGGAGATGCAGAGCTTTTCCATGtagctggtggttggtagcattagctggtcttctgttagttcgcaggcggcatggctttgagcaagctcccagctacctgggggaggagggacggggCTGAGCTCTCGCCttacgtgccaatgaaaattggcttgtgtgttgCTCTTGGCACCCACGTCGGAGGTTCCTGACCCCTGATTTacgtcatccctgacaggtgctcgtctaacctgctcttaaattttTCCAATaacggagattccacagcttcctgaGACAACTTATTTCAGTGCCTAACCTTTCTTCGACTTTGTTCCACGCCTCCTTTCTCTGAGAATTTTAACATCCGAGCCAGAGGCAATGTGtagggagagggtggggcatgggcagaacAGGGGCGGGAGGAGCAGAGGCACATGGCCTGTGGCCTCCCTTTCCCCCTGGAATCCCTGCATGAGTCACCTATGATCAGAGCTACCCAGCTTGTCAAAAGGGACTTGCATGCCCCTTTCCCCCGAGTCTGAGATTTCCACTCACTGTAGAGCTCAGCACAAGAGATGGTTTTACTTGATCTCCTGTTACCCATTcaggtacctctctgatattctacTGTGTGGTGTCAAGCAGAAATAGCAGGGCTATGTGTCTGTCGTGGGAACAAACCCCTTGCAGGAGCACCATTTGTTGGACTGAGCACCCTCTCACTGTCATAATGGAGACTGCCTGTGCAGACTCCACCATGTCAATAACTCGTTTTGCAGGCTGGTCCACCACATCACAGTCATTTTAACACTGCAGCCCTGTGCAGCCTCTGTTCTAAGGCAGCATGCATTGCCAGAGGACTGCCTCTTCAAATGTGGGTGTGACTGTTAAGAGCATCCTGCCTTATTTTTGCTGCAGCCATTACGGCTGTGAGAGACTCTGCTCCTGCTGGTGGTGAAATAGGACGACCTAAACTTTGCGGTAGAAGAGgaggaaattttttttaaatcattttgaaGGTGGCAGCTTGCATAAAATGAAAACCAAACTATGTGTTCCTTAAACATCCACCACCTTCTAGTCCTGGCTTTGACATTGGCACCATTGTTTGAGCAATATCCAGCTGTTCTGATTTTGCTCTGTGTTTCATATTAGTCTCTGCCCAAGAGTTTAAAATCTATCTTCATGTTCAGTGTTTGTACCACACATAGTACAAAGGGGTCATGGTCCAGGATAGGGGCTTTGAGGCATTATAATAATACAAATAATCATCTTAAAACTGGAGTCAAATGCCCTACCATATTCTGCAAAGGGAAGATATTGGATATAAATGCAGTACTACCCAGACTAGGCAGCGGATGGTGCTGTGTGAATAGCACATAAGTGTAACTAACCCTtgattatcggaggggtagccgtgttagtctggatctgtaacagcaacgaagggtcctgtggcaccttatagactaacagaaaagttttgagcatgagctttcgtgagcacagactcacttcatcagatgcttattCTTCTtattctgaagaagtgagtctgtgctcacgaaagctcatgctcaaaacttttctgttagtctgtaaggtgccacaggacccttcgttgctctaaccCTTGATTATTTCCGGTTGAAAATAGCTGAATGTAAACAGCTTGTCAGCCACAGGGAAAGTGATTTTTCTATCAAAGATCCTGGTGTATCATTACCAAAACAGTCTGCAACCTTTGGACTTTTCTAGGGGTGGCACTGGTAGGCATTGTTAGAGAGCACCTGTTAGGTCTCTGCTAGCAGGATACACTGCccttcctggctggctgctggagttAGTTTTTCCTACCAGGAACTAAAACAGACCACATATGAACAGTATGTGGGTGTGATCACAGCTTGCATATGGGCTGCTAGTTTCAGATCTCCAGCCTGCTTTTATAAGGCCATCTAGCCAATAAATTACCAATTTTTGAACTACAGTCTTCTGAGGGTTTGATATAATATATggaaatatagtaacagagaggttgctgtgtaAGGCTACAgcctaataaaacaaaaaagcagtcaggtagcactttaaagactaacaaactaattataaataaataattatttattaatatAAATTATTATACATTCTTataatataaattattattataaactaataaattattttgttggtctttaaaatgctacctgagtgcttttctttgctttatatggagatatacctattgCATCTACCTTTGCTTGGAGAGTTAACCTGAGTAGACAAGACAAAGGGTTACAGAGAGGTGAAATAACTCACATCAGCACACACAGCAAAAATGAGGAGCTGGAAATCATGCAGTCTTAAGGCTCCCCATTCATTGTCCTATTCGCTAgaccccattgtgttaggtgctgtacaaacacggaGCAAAAAGATAGTGCCTGCCTTGTACTTTAGTGCTCATTATCTTTCTTTGAATAGACAAGGGATTCTCCAGCAGGGATTAGAGGAGCTCAGGTTTTACTGAATCAGCATTCCTGTTATGCTGTCAATATCATCAGAGGAGGCCTAATTAGTCTGAGAAAGACAAGGCTCCCTCCACTTTGACAAAGCTTCTCAGCTTAGAAACTCTGTCCCTCTTGAAATTGCTATTTAAAGATGCAGTACTGCAATTGTGACCTGGCCTATTCTTAAAAATTAGACTGACCTTGCTACACAGCTGAGggctgtgaaaaatccacaccctgaGTGCTGTAGATTGACTGACAAATTCTTCCACTCACCTATCTATCTGTCTCTGGGAGAGGTGGAGTCATTTCAGTACATTGACAGTAAAACCCCTTTGATAGATGCAAGGGACATTGACTCTGCAGCAGTTTTGCTACAAAGCTGCCAATCTAGGCCAGTCTCCTGCACTGAAGCAATATGGTTAAACAGACCGTGTGTGACAGCTGTTTGTTTACCTGTCCTTAAAAACCTCCATTGTTGGAGATGCCACAACCCCTcaaggtaatttgttccagtaagAACTCTGACAGTAAGAagttttcccaatgtccaacctgaaGCCAGatgtgctgcaatttaagaccattactTCATGTCCTGTTCCCAGAGGATAAAGAGAATAATTGATCCCCCTCTTCTTTATGACCACCTTTTACatatttgaaagctgttttgTTCCACTTCTCTCCCACTCAGCCTTATTTGGATGAAACAAACTCACGTTCTTAACCTTTCTGCCAAGGCCAGGCATTCTCCAGCAGAAGCCTTATCAGAACAGAGGAGAGTGGAAGAACTATTTACCGGTTCTGCTTACAATATTTCTGAAGGCATCCCGGAATGATGGTGACTCTTTTTGCAGTGTTCCATTGTTGACTCAGATTTAGTTTGTGAATCACTCTAACCCcctgctcccacacacacacacacacacacacacacacatttccttttccgcagtactccttccttggCTGTCATTTCTCCTTTTCTATTTGTGTGACTGATTGGTTCTTCCTAACCGtaacactttgcatttctccGGACTCAATTCCTTCCTATTTTTTTACAGGTTCTTTTCTACAGTTTTtcaggatcattttgaattttaatcccatCCTCCAAAGTGCCTGTAATATCTCTCAGTTCGGTACCATTCACAAGTTTCACAGAAGTGTACTCTTGAGGCCCTATTAGTCCAATCCTTTATGAAGATACCAAAAGAACCAGATCTAGGCTAGATCACTGTGGACTCcaacagtgttccctgcaagctgtagGCTTGTGTAGCCACTCAGAAGGGATTCCAATGCTGCCTaactgattggcagagcacccacagctaggtcaTTTGTTTCTGCAGATGGTGCGCactcacacatgctttggtgcatataaaattattccacacatggatgggaaaaatcggCACaagctggaaaagattagaggggaaCATTGAACCTGACTGTGTGCGCCCTTCTCGCTGGACTGTGAACCTTTGAAAACTCCTCTCTAAACCCTGATTCCTAATCAGTTGCACATCTACCTGAGAAGATATTCACCTAGGCAGGCTCTACTTCCATACTTTGCTTATGAGGGCATGTTCCAGCAGCAAAAGCTTTATTAAAGCCAAGATATACTATGTCTACTGCTTCACCCAGCCACAAAGCTTGTTAACCCTGCCAAAAAATGCTCTTCAGTTGGTTTGACATCGTTTGATTTTGATAAATCCACGCTGACCTTACTATCTTCTAGGTGCTTACAAACTGATTGATGGaacaaatgtttttttcctgGGTACCAAAGGAAAGCTGTCTGGTCTATAATCCCTTGGATTGTCTTTATTCTactttttgtaaatatggactgtatttgctttttttcagtCCTACAGGATCTCTCCTGTTCTACGcaagttctcaaagataattgttTAAAGCTTAGCGATGTCTTCACACAGTCTTTCAAGCCCTACAATGTACTTTATCAGGTTCTGCTAACTTGAAGCCCTTGAActtgtctaag encodes the following:
- the RBBP9 gene encoding serine hydrolase RBBP9, with product MSQVLLPPTKAVIVPGNGAGNVEKSNWYGWVRKRLGQIPGFQCLLRNMPDPVTARESIWLPFMESELRCDGQTIIIGHSSGAAAAMRYAETHQVYAIILVSAYTSDLGDENERESGYFNRPWQWEKIKTNCQRVVQFGSTDDSFLPWSEQQEVADGLNAELHKYTNRGHFQSTEFNELIRVVQGMLDGAA